In Kogia breviceps isolate mKogBre1 chromosome 19, mKogBre1 haplotype 1, whole genome shotgun sequence, a single genomic region encodes these proteins:
- the GPR142 gene encoding LOW QUALITY PROTEIN: probable G-protein coupled receptor 142 (The sequence of the model RefSeq protein was modified relative to this genomic sequence to represent the inferred CDS: inserted 2 bases in 2 codons; deleted 5 bases in 3 codons; substituted 2 bases at 2 genomic stop codons) codes for MRGSCWEQRKKPQVTQDSGPRSTRLAGQETAGQLQVTXPLAHGGSGPSWEFEGHWPEIPERSPCVAGVTPVIYFSILLGLGLPVDLPTTGALARLAARTRKPSYYYLPAPMASDITTQVVIVFAGFLLRGAVLARKGPQAVVRAANILGFAADHASVRIAVLLTVDRYRALCHPLHHRATASPGRTRRAIAAVLGAAQLTGIPFYGWMDVRRDEDPPSTPDEVLEWAHCLLVYFIPCGVFLVANSAIVRQLQRRGQSGPRPRXGKSTAILLGVSTLFAPLWAPRVFVMLYHLCVAPVYRDXRVHPALDVASMAAVLNRAVNFGLYSFVSKTFRATVQEVIHDAHLPRTLGSQPXGLVAEPVLKPAGLPRGAEP; via the exons ATGAGAGGGAGCTGCTGGGAGCAGCGGAAAAAGCCACAG GTGACCCAGGACTCAGGACCCAGGAGCACGAGGCTTGCAGGACAAGAGACGG CCGGCCAGCTCCAGGTGACTTAGCCGCTCGCACACGGTGGCAGTGGGCCGAGCTGGGAGTTTGAAGGCCATTGGCCA GAGATCCCAGAGAGGTCCCCATGCGTGGCCGGCGTCACCCCCGTCATCTACTTCAGCATCCTGCTGGGCCTGGGGCTGCCTG TCGACCTCCCGACCACGGGGGCCCTGGCCCGCCTCGCCGCCAGGACCAGGAAGCCCTCCTACTACTACCTCCCAGCGCCCATGGCCTCAGATATCACCACCCAGGTAGTCATCGTGTTCGCGGGCTTCCTCCTGCGGGGAGCCGTGCTGGCCCGAAAGGGGCCCCAGGCAGTGGTGCGCGCGGCTAACATCCTGGGATTTGCTGCCGACCACGCCTCGGTCCGGATCGCCGTCCTGCTCACGGTTGACCGGTACAGAGCCCTGTGCCACCCCCTGCACCATCGG GCCACTGCATCCCCAGGCCGGACCCGTCGGGCTATCGCTGCTGTCCTTGGTGCTGCCCAGCTCACTGGCATCCCCTTCTACGGGTGGATGGACGTGCGGAGGGACGAGGACCCCCCCAGCACACCGGACGAGGTGCTCGAGTGGGCTCACTGCCTCCTCGTCTATTTCATCCCTTGTGGCGTTTTCCTGGTCGCCAACTCGGCCATTGTCCGCCAGCTACAGAGAAGGGGCCAGAGTGGGCCTCGGCCCC GTGGCAAGAGCACCGCCATCCTCCTGGGTGTCAGCACGCTCTTCGCCCCCCTCTGGGCACCCCGGGTCTTTGTCATGCTCTACCACCTGTGCGTGGCCCCCGTCTACCGGGACTGAAGGGTCCACCCGGCCTTGGATGTGGCCAGCATGGCGGCCGTGCTCAACAGAGCAGTCAACTTTGGGCTCTACTCCTTTGTGAGCAAGACTTTCCGGGCCACTGTCCAAGAGGTCATCCATGACGCCCACCTGCCCCGCACCCTGGGGTCACAGC GCGGGCTGGTGGCGGAACCTGTGCTGAAGCCTGCAGGACTCCCCAGAGGGGCAGAACCGTAG
- the BTBD17 gene encoding BTB/POZ domain-containing protein 17 isoform X2: MLRLGYTKPGSWASFWAVLTLVGLVTRAAQKTDVGGESTGTSINHSQTLLQRLQELLRQGNASDVVLRVQATGTDEVRVFHAHRLLLGLHSELFRELLSNQSEVVLQEPRDGAAVFDKFIRYLYCGELIVLLAQAIPLHRLATKYGVSSLQRGVADYMRAHLAGGAGPAVGWYHYAVSTGDEALRQSCLQFLAWNLSAVAGSAEWGAVSPELLAQLLPRSDLVLQDELELFHALEAWLGRARPPPAVAERALRSIRYPMIPPAQLFQLQAHSAALARHGPAVADLLLQAYQFHAASPLHYAKFFDVNGSSFLPRNYLAAAWGAPWVINNPARDDRSTSFQTQLGPSGHDSGRRVTWNVLFSPRWLPVSLRPVYADAAGTALPLARPEDGRPRLVVTPASSGGDAAGVSFQKTVLVGTRQHGRLLVRHAYSFHQSSEEAGDFLAHADLQRRNSEYLVENALHLHLIVKPVYHPLIRTPK, translated from the exons ATGCTTAGGCTGGGCTACACCAAACCTGGGTCCTGGGCCAGCTTCTGGGCCGTGCTGACCTTAGTGGGCCTGGTCACTCGTGCAG CCCAGAAAACCGATGTCGGCGGGGAGTCAACGGGCACCTCCATCAACCACTCCCAGACGCTGCTCCAACGCCTGCAGGAGCTGCTGCGGCAGGGCAACGCCAGTGACGTGGTGCTGCGGGTCCAGGCTACGGGCACCGACGAGGTCCGAGTCTTCCACGCCCACCGCCTGCTGCTGGGACTGCACAGTGAGCTGTTTCGGGAGCTGTTGAGTAACCAGAGCGAGGTGGTGCTGCAGGAGCCCCGGGACGGTGCTGCTGTCTTTGACAAGTTCATCAg GTACCTCTACTGCGGCGAACTGATCGTGCTGCTGGCGCAGGCCATCCCCCTGCACAGGCTGGCCACCAAGTACGGCGTGTCCTCCCTGCAGCGGGGCGTGGCCGACTACATGCGCGCGCACCTGGCGGGCGGCGCGGGCCCGGCGGTGGGCTGGTACCACTACGCGGTGAGCACCGGCGACGAGGCCCTGCGCCAGAGCTGCCTGCAGTTCCTGGCCTGGAACCTGTCGGCCGTGGCGGGGAGCGCCGAGTGGGGCGCCGTGAGCCCCGAGCTGCTGGCGCAGCTGCTGCCGCGCTCGGACCTGGTGCTGCAGGACGAGCTGGAGCTGTTCCACGCGCTGGAGGCGTGGCTGGGCCGCGCGCGGCCGCCCCCCGCCGTGGCCGAGCGGGCGCTGCGCTCCATCCGCTACCCCATGATCCCGCCGGCGCAGCTGTTCCAGCTGCAGGCGCACTCGGCAGCCCTGGCGCGCCACGGCCCGGCGGTGGCCGACCTCCTGCTGCAGGCCTACCAGTTCCACGCCGCCTCGCCGCTGCACTACGCCAAGTTCTTCGACGTCAACGGCAGCTCCTTCCTGCCCCGCAACTACCTCGCGGCCGCGTGGGGCGCCCCGTGGGTCATCAACAACCCGGCCCGCGACGATCGCAGCACCAGCTTCCAGACGCAGCTGGGCCCCAGCGGCCACGACTCGGGCCGCCGGGTCACGTGGAACGTGCTCTTCTCGCCGCGCTGGCTGCCCGTCAGCCTGCGGCCCGTCTACGCGGATGCCGCGGGCACCGCGCTGCCCCTCGCGCGCCCCGAGGACGGCCGGCCGCGGCTCGTGGTCACGCCGGCCAGCAGCGGCGGCGACGCGGCGGGCGTGAGCTTCCAGAAGACCGTGCTGGTGGGGACACGCCAGCACGGCCGCCTGCTGGTCCGCCACGCCTACAGCTTTCACCAGAGCAGCGAGGAGGCCGGCGACTTCCTGGCGCACGCCGACCTGCAGCGGCGCAACTCCGAGTACCTGGTGGAGAACGCCCTGCACCTGCACCTCATCGTGAAGCCCGTCTACCACCCCCTCATCCGGACCCCCAAGTAG
- the BTBD17 gene encoding BTB/POZ domain-containing protein 17 isoform X1 yields MHLQLLPLQPQHAARGPGAFSGCAVFLPAAAQKTDVGGESTGTSINHSQTLLQRLQELLRQGNASDVVLRVQATGTDEVRVFHAHRLLLGLHSELFRELLSNQSEVVLQEPRDGAAVFDKFIRYLYCGELIVLLAQAIPLHRLATKYGVSSLQRGVADYMRAHLAGGAGPAVGWYHYAVSTGDEALRQSCLQFLAWNLSAVAGSAEWGAVSPELLAQLLPRSDLVLQDELELFHALEAWLGRARPPPAVAERALRSIRYPMIPPAQLFQLQAHSAALARHGPAVADLLLQAYQFHAASPLHYAKFFDVNGSSFLPRNYLAAAWGAPWVINNPARDDRSTSFQTQLGPSGHDSGRRVTWNVLFSPRWLPVSLRPVYADAAGTALPLARPEDGRPRLVVTPASSGGDAAGVSFQKTVLVGTRQHGRLLVRHAYSFHQSSEEAGDFLAHADLQRRNSEYLVENALHLHLIVKPVYHPLIRTPK; encoded by the exons ATGCATCTCCAGCTGCTCCCTCTGCAACCCCAGCATGCTGCCCGGGGCCCGGGCGCCTTCTCAGGCTGTGCCGTGTTCCTTCCTGCCGCAGCCCAGAAAACCGATGTCGGCGGGGAGTCAACGGGCACCTCCATCAACCACTCCCAGACGCTGCTCCAACGCCTGCAGGAGCTGCTGCGGCAGGGCAACGCCAGTGACGTGGTGCTGCGGGTCCAGGCTACGGGCACCGACGAGGTCCGAGTCTTCCACGCCCACCGCCTGCTGCTGGGACTGCACAGTGAGCTGTTTCGGGAGCTGTTGAGTAACCAGAGCGAGGTGGTGCTGCAGGAGCCCCGGGACGGTGCTGCTGTCTTTGACAAGTTCATCAg GTACCTCTACTGCGGCGAACTGATCGTGCTGCTGGCGCAGGCCATCCCCCTGCACAGGCTGGCCACCAAGTACGGCGTGTCCTCCCTGCAGCGGGGCGTGGCCGACTACATGCGCGCGCACCTGGCGGGCGGCGCGGGCCCGGCGGTGGGCTGGTACCACTACGCGGTGAGCACCGGCGACGAGGCCCTGCGCCAGAGCTGCCTGCAGTTCCTGGCCTGGAACCTGTCGGCCGTGGCGGGGAGCGCCGAGTGGGGCGCCGTGAGCCCCGAGCTGCTGGCGCAGCTGCTGCCGCGCTCGGACCTGGTGCTGCAGGACGAGCTGGAGCTGTTCCACGCGCTGGAGGCGTGGCTGGGCCGCGCGCGGCCGCCCCCCGCCGTGGCCGAGCGGGCGCTGCGCTCCATCCGCTACCCCATGATCCCGCCGGCGCAGCTGTTCCAGCTGCAGGCGCACTCGGCAGCCCTGGCGCGCCACGGCCCGGCGGTGGCCGACCTCCTGCTGCAGGCCTACCAGTTCCACGCCGCCTCGCCGCTGCACTACGCCAAGTTCTTCGACGTCAACGGCAGCTCCTTCCTGCCCCGCAACTACCTCGCGGCCGCGTGGGGCGCCCCGTGGGTCATCAACAACCCGGCCCGCGACGATCGCAGCACCAGCTTCCAGACGCAGCTGGGCCCCAGCGGCCACGACTCGGGCCGCCGGGTCACGTGGAACGTGCTCTTCTCGCCGCGCTGGCTGCCCGTCAGCCTGCGGCCCGTCTACGCGGATGCCGCGGGCACCGCGCTGCCCCTCGCGCGCCCCGAGGACGGCCGGCCGCGGCTCGTGGTCACGCCGGCCAGCAGCGGCGGCGACGCGGCGGGCGTGAGCTTCCAGAAGACCGTGCTGGTGGGGACACGCCAGCACGGCCGCCTGCTGGTCCGCCACGCCTACAGCTTTCACCAGAGCAGCGAGGAGGCCGGCGACTTCCTGGCGCACGCCGACCTGCAGCGGCGCAACTCCGAGTACCTGGTGGAGAACGCCCTGCACCTGCACCTCATCGTGAAGCCCGTCTACCACCCCCTCATCCGGACCCCCAAGTAG